One window of bacterium genomic DNA carries:
- a CDS encoding YidE/YbjL duplication — translation MLQQLFQPLAALFLIIALGSALGNLRLANITLGSSGVLFVALLFGHFGVKLPHEVQDLGIILFVYAVGLQAGPRFFNQFKRRGVVFAKIGAAVVAAGAAITWLVTRAFGIDPSLAIGMYAGAMTSTPALASAMDAAGDPRVSVGYGIAYPFGVIGVVLFVQLLPRLLRIDLEAEERLVQNSEPQGKKVHRRQYRVSNPGCVGRTLVDLKLHSITAVNVSRVHRGGQVMAARPDLRLELGDIILAVGQEEDLEKLKLLIGEETHTEDMLASPDVISRDAFVSSSDMTGHSLRDLGVFENYGVVVTRVFREDMEFVPTGRFVLEVGDSVRVAGAREDCERFVQAAGQQEKRIHETNILALSLGIFAGIMLGFENIPLPGGASFRLGLAGGPLLVSLVLAHYGRIGKLNIRIPRGAKYIMSQLGLVLFLAGAGTSAGGSFAQVIAESGLSLLVAGALITLGASIVGLLLSRYLWRLDFLTVMGAICGGMTSTPALGAITDLTDSRQPLLAYTAVYPVALILITVICQFLFFLL, via the coding sequence ATGCTGCAGCAGCTTTTTCAACCTCTGGCCGCCCTGTTCCTGATCATCGCCCTGGGCAGCGCCCTGGGCAACCTCCGCCTGGCCAACATCACGCTGGGTTCCTCCGGGGTGCTGTTCGTGGCCCTGCTGTTCGGGCATTTCGGGGTCAAGCTGCCGCACGAGGTCCAGGACCTCGGCATCATCCTGTTTGTCTACGCGGTGGGCCTGCAGGCCGGGCCGCGCTTTTTCAACCAGTTCAAGCGCCGCGGGGTGGTGTTCGCCAAGATCGGCGCGGCGGTGGTGGCAGCCGGAGCTGCGATCACCTGGCTGGTGACCCGGGCTTTCGGCATCGACCCGTCCCTGGCGATCGGGATGTACGCCGGAGCGATGACCAGCACTCCGGCCCTGGCCTCGGCCATGGATGCCGCCGGCGACCCGCGGGTGAGCGTGGGCTACGGTATCGCCTACCCGTTCGGGGTGATCGGCGTGGTGCTGTTCGTGCAGTTGCTGCCGCGTCTGCTGCGGATCGACCTGGAGGCCGAGGAGCGCCTGGTGCAGAACAGCGAGCCGCAGGGCAAGAAAGTCCACCGCCGCCAGTATCGGGTCTCGAACCCCGGCTGCGTGGGGCGCACCCTGGTCGACCTCAAGCTGCACAGCATCACCGCGGTCAACGTCAGCCGCGTGCACCGCGGCGGCCAGGTGATGGCGGCCCGTCCCGACCTGCGCCTGGAGCTGGGCGACATTATCCTGGCCGTGGGCCAGGAGGAGGACCTGGAAAAGCTCAAGCTGCTGATCGGCGAGGAGACCCACACCGAGGACATGCTGGCGAGCCCGGATGTTATCTCGCGCGACGCCTTCGTCTCCAGCTCCGACATGACCGGCCACAGCCTTCGTGACCTGGGCGTGTTCGAGAACTACGGCGTGGTGGTCACACGGGTGTTCCGCGAGGACATGGAGTTCGTGCCCACCGGACGGTTCGTGCTGGAGGTGGGGGATTCGGTGCGGGTGGCCGGGGCGCGGGAGGACTGCGAGCGGTTCGTCCAGGCGGCCGGCCAGCAGGAGAAACGCATCCACGAGACCAACATCCTGGCCCTGTCGTTAGGCATATTCGCCGGGATAATGCTCGGCTTCGAGAACATCCCGCTGCCCGGCGGGGCCAGTTTCCGCCTGGGCCTGGCCGGGGGGCCCCTGCTGGTGAGCCTGGTGCTGGCGCACTACGGACGGATCGGCAAGCTCAATATCCGTATCCCGCGCGGGGCCAAGTATATCATGAGCCAGCTCGGGCTGGTGCTGTTCCTGGCCGGGGCGGGCACCTCGGCGGGCGGCTCGTTCGCCCAGGTCATCGCCGAGTCGGGCCTGTCGCTGCTGGTGGCCGGGGCGCTGATCACCCTGGGGGCCTCGATCGTGGGCCTGCTGCTCAGCCGCTACCTGTGGCGCCTGGATTTCCTGACCGTCATGGGGGCGATCTGCGGCGGCATGACCAGCACTCCGGCCCTGGGCGCGATCACCGACCTCACCGACAGCCGTCAGCCCCTTCTGGCCTACACCGCGGTCTACCCGGTGGCCCTGATCCTCATCACCGTGATCTGCCAGTTCCTGTTCTTCCTGCTCTGA
- a CDS encoding TerC family protein: protein MLIHAVLVISTVAVLEGLLSADNALVLAILVRVLPKEQQKKALLYGIGGAFVFRFLAILSAATLIRYWYLQALGAAYLAYLAVKHFAYHATADQRKGPPKKAGFWHTVLLVELTDIAFAIDSILAAVALTPEIWLVYTGGILGMIFMRYAASWFIKLLEKFPNLEHAAYLVIGWISVKLGLEAASNWQESLGHAWHWHLPPWLFWIVTFALFGLGFLGGRKAAKSKTAPEMED, encoded by the coding sequence ATGTTGATCCACGCTGTGCTGGTGATATCGACCGTGGCGGTCCTGGAGGGGCTGCTCTCGGCGGACAACGCCCTGGTCCTGGCGATCCTGGTGCGGGTGCTGCCCAAGGAACAGCAGAAAAAGGCCCTGCTCTACGGGATCGGCGGGGCGTTCGTATTCCGTTTCCTGGCGATCCTGAGCGCGGCGACCCTCATCCGCTACTGGTACCTTCAGGCCCTGGGCGCGGCCTACCTGGCCTACCTGGCGGTCAAGCACTTCGCCTACCACGCCACGGCGGACCAGCGCAAAGGCCCGCCCAAGAAAGCCGGGTTCTGGCACACCGTGCTGCTGGTCGAGCTGACCGACATCGCTTTCGCCATCGACTCGATCCTGGCCGCGGTGGCCCTGACCCCGGAGATATGGCTGGTCTACACCGGCGGCATCCTGGGGATGATATTCATGCGCTACGCGGCGAGCTGGTTCATCAAGCTGCTCGAAAAGTTCCCCAACCTGGAGCACGCCGCCTACCTGGTGATCGGCTGGATCTCGGTCAAGCTGGGCCTGGAGGCGGCCTCCAACTGGCAGGAGTCGCTGGGGCACGCCTGGCACTGGCACCTTCCGCCATGGCTGTTCTGGATTGTCACTTTCGCGCTGTTCGGGTTGGGGTTCCTGGGCGGGCGCAAGGCCGCTAAAAGCAAGACGGCTCCGGAAATGGAGGACTGA